TCTACTTATCGATGACAGATTCTTTATTTCGCAATACCCTACTTTGCGTGTTTggtttatgaaattaatttcgaGAGTAAGTCTCCCCGCCGCCAGACTTCAACCAGTTCGCCAGGGATAAATTGAAGTACTCCCGCATCATCAAAACCCCGCTGGGGTAACAATGCGTCAACCGCCTCCAATATAGCCAGAGATTACAACGCATCGACATCCTGGAGAGTGGTTTGTGCGAAATTTGGGAGCAACAACCACGTGAAGCGTCTAACGAGGTTTCAGTTTCGCAAAACTCGAGGGCCACAGTACAATTGGTAACCGTTCAATTAACATACATAACAGCAATCGACCGAACATGGTCTGTAATGTAATCGAGTTGTTAAAGTTTAGTAACCTATGCAATGAATGCAATGTCTAATACCATGCCATTTGCAACAAAGCTATGTAGCAATTGTGCTTTTTTAAAGGTCCATCCCGTTGCATTCGTCACTCATCCAGACTTGAACTCGTCTGTCATTGGAGGTCTATTCATGACTTTTGCTTTACGATCTTAACTCAGAGGCCATTATAACAAGTGGCATATCACCAGATATGATTGCAACCGCTCCGTGCGACACCGTTCTAAACGTACGCAACTCTAACGGCGCATAACCTGGACACAGCTTTTGCGTTTTTGATACATGTTTTTTGACAATGAGCTGTCCCCATATCGGAACTTCGTATATAAGCATTGACTGGCTAACATTAGCCTTCTACTCTTCTACTTTAGAGTGGGCTACCAATGTTGGTCATGATTCTTGACAAAACCGCATTCACTCTAGCCGTCCTACTACAGGCTTTTTCAATGTACGCCTTGAAATTGATCATAAAGCCAAGGTACCTCAATAAAATTTGCGTTACAACGTTACTGCCGTCAATGTTCAGGATGACCGCCTCCAGCTTTTTTCTGCTTGTCATAAGCATTGTCTCTGATTTTTCACCGGCAAGATGCAGCTTAATTTTTGTGAGGTGGTTTATAATTTTCGCTACGATCTCATTGCACATATTCTGAattcaaacaagaaaaacgttaacttcggttgcaccgaagctaaatacccttcacaggtgcatttctgttagtaactatgtgttcagtttgtatggaagctatatgctatagtaatccgttctaaacaagttttttagagattactttgttgccttaaaaaataacatataccaaatttcgtgaatatatcgtgtcaaatgtgaaagttgtccatacaagaacttgattccgatcgttcagtttgtatggcaactatatactatagtaaaccgatctgaacaatttcttcggaaattacattgttggctTAGGAAacaacatataccaaatttcgtgaatatatcttgtcaaatgtgaaagttttccatacaagaacttgattccgatcgttcagtttgtatggcagctatatgctatagttaaccgatctgaacaatttcttcggagattacattgttgccttagaaaataacatataccaaatttcgtgaatatatcttgtcaaatgtgaaagttgtccatacaagaacttgattccgatcgttcagtttgtatggcagctatatgctatagttaaccgatctgatcaatttcttcggagattacattgttgccatagaaaataacatataccaaatttcgtgaatatatcttttcaaatgtaaaagttttccatacaagcatttgattccgatcgttcagtttgtatggcagctatatgttatagtggtccgatatcggccgttccgacaaatgagcagcttcttgaagagaaaatgacgtttgcaaaatttcaaaacgatatcttaaaaactgagggactagttcgtatatatacaaacagacggacagacggacagacagacagacggacatggctaaatcgactcagctcgacatactgatcatttatatcgttacgacaatgtcgtccgcatagccaATTATCTGTTCTTCTTCTGGCAGCGGTATTCGTAACACCCTATCGTACACCAGATTCCACAGTAATGGACCTAGTACGGAGCATCACCTGTCACCATGAAGGTTTTTGGATCTACAACGGTATCGCCCAGCAATCCTCAGAAGGTACCCCGGGGTGTTCCTTGCCTCTAATGCCCTCAGTATATGCCAGTATGCCGAGTTGAAAGCATTGTTCACGCAAGTGTCACAGATGCACAAGAAGGATTGGACAGGCTTGACTTTTAACACCTctgattttacttttttacttactttttttGATAGCCTTCTTGAATTCTTGAATCATTCTCGCAGTCTTGTGTGGTCTAACTTACTTTGGCTTCTTTGGTAGACGCGTCTCTGTTCTGATATTCCCGTTCCACAAGTATGCGGACCATTGAGATATATTTTGTCTTTTCCTAATCATGGTAGCATCGCGGGCTTGACTTATGTACCTTACATGCTTTTCAGCACTTCTACGTTGTTCGCGCCACCTAGGATCCCATCCAACATGAGTTTCAATGTTTCCTCATCCAACTTTTCAACCTTCCATCCTTTTTCCTGTGATTTTTCAAACTCGATCGGGTTTGTATTTGCTTGCGTGGTATTAAGGGTGTCTCAAACTAGTTCATCGACGATTCTTTCGTAATCTCGTGTCCCTGCACACGATGGGCTTATATCACATTCTTCTTTTCATCACACTTGGCACATTATTTGCTTCGGTCATCCTCACTCGTACACGCCCTCGACAGATGCCTATATTTCAGGCACCTGATTATTCCGCAGACCACCCATCCAATCTTGATCTTAAGCCGTCGGCGTGCCCGCGAACGCCTGTCTGATGTTTTTGATCGAATTTTCACCGAAGGAACTAAGTTCTTTAACTTTCAAGGACTCCCTGTGTGCCGTGTTGTATACCGGTCAGGTTGTTATATCGTGAGCCGTACCTAACATGTGAACATGCTGACCGCAAGACAACGTGGGATTAAGGCGATATTGGATAACCAATATGACTTCGTTGATAGCTTCTGCTCGGAGAGGTCATTTCCGTATCTAAACAGGTCCGAGCGATTCATATCGATGCTGGGTTTGagcttcacaattttacatccaACTGACAAGAAAGAAAGTTTCATTGGAGAGCGGGTGATTGGATTGTTTTCACACTCATTGTCTGGTTGCTTGGGGCTTAACGACCCGTTACCAAACGACATTAACACTGCCTGAGAGAAGTGGTGTAAACAACTACGAGAggttgtgaaatatattataccTCGTTTTTATTTGGGAAAATGTGTACCTCAAAAATTTTAGCTCCACATATTCGTCGACGCTAGTGAAGATGAATTTCCCGCTGTTGCCTATCTTCGATCACAATCTTCATTGGGAAAAATTGATGTAGCATTCTTCTCTGCCAAGTCAAAATACGCGCCAATGAAAACTCGTACTGTTCCATAGCTTTAACTTCAGGTAGCTGTTTAGGGCACTTGTCTCATGCACTGTATTCGCGACGAACACTCTTTCGAAATTGCAGACTGCATTCTGGGGAGTGACTCAAAAACGGTCACCAAATGGATTCAAAGTCAACATCGTCGTTACAACCCTTCGTTCAGAATATAATAGCCGAGATATTGGCCACTACAAACGTTTCCAATTAGCGACGGTTGTCCACTTAGCTCAACGTAATTGGTAAAAGCAAAGATTGGTAAGAACCGTTGCTGGTTTTTACGCTTTATCAAAAATTGTCGTCGCCGTGGAGAGCTAGACCAATGCTATGGTTTGACCGCTAAAGAAGTAGAGAATATAGTGATCCAGTCCATAGAAAACGGTCAGGACATTCCTCGCAATAGCCcgttattaaaacttttatcgTACATAGCAGGCGTCCTTCGAGTGCAGGGACCCATTGACTCAGCTAGGTGGCTATCAACTATCAAAATGGCTCATATCTTATGCACCGACTCCAATATCATtactatacatgtatgtaattgTATGAACCGACAAGGTATACCCGTGAGGATAAGCTCGGATAATGGAAAGAATTTCGTTGGTGATGCCCAAGAAGCCGATATCGAGTACATATTATTATGTTAGAGTGTTTCAAACGTGTTTTACGTCACACAAAACTAAATAGTATTCTTACTGAAGCTGAGAACATCATTAATTCTCGGCCATTGACGCATTCGCAGACCAAGAACAGCCGCTAACTCCCAATGATTTCATTCTGGGAGCAGCAAATGTAGCAAACAGGAAAGAACTTTGTATTACGTGAGTAAAATGGTGCCACGTAAGAATCGGGTTTATTGTTCATTTGCGATCCTACCGTTCCACGACGAGAATGAAGGTAGAGTGGGAAGGCCGAATGGGGAGGTACGACGAGCAGAAATACGAACTTCCGGAGGAGTGAAACGTTGCGTAATCTCAAAACTTGCTGCTCTGGACATTGATGGTGGCAAATCAGGGTTTTCCATGGGGCGGGTATGTTATAGATTTGTACCCACCCTAATACAAGCCGTCTATTagccgtgttttatttgaccatcatAAACTAAAAATCATGGACAAATACAACGCACTTAGCTTATTTCATATATTCGCTTAAAAACGACTTGTGTTGGCAATGCGGACAAGAAAAATCAGCTGATATGCAATTtggtttgaaatttcaaatttgtgaTCGGAATATTAATAtaccatacaaatatatttgttttatttatttgaggtctagaataaaaaaaaaactgaaaacaagtgTTCATATTTGTCTTAATTCTAACCCAACACTCATCcaaaaaatctgtaattttgatttgtttacattttcatttgtcAAAATAAGGTTTCCCGCTATTGCCAACTACTATTTGGAAAAGACCTAGCTATTGAGAATGAAAAAAGGCATGGCACTGTCAATGCCTCTAGTAACTAGAGTCTAGTTCAATATGCAAGCTATGAtagcagggataatgggatgcccaacttatttcattgtgagagcgcctcaaaataagcgtcttttataacattttccattatggccagatcgaacaaaataagaatttttgggcattttaaatcaaaacacccaacatttattacgattgcaaattattatgtattggacttttaatatacatatggcgaaactacttaaatccttttttatgattttatggtatattaaaacaactgacttttgatctttcaatacttaataaggtggaggatggagccatgtgtagaaattcacgcaagtgaggaaagttctctgccattcacttgggagtggccagaaacgattcttttacacatggctcaagcagctcacaacttccagtctttgaccaagtatcctctgggtaaccatggcaaacgaaatatggtcctttgcacattggccacggcgaatatcgcattcgatggaactatcagctgtacaagatatacgacgaaattgacgtagttcagtgaattaagaaacagcagctacgctggctaggtcatgtcgtccgaatggatgaaaatattccagctctgaaagtattcgacgcagtacccgccgggggaagcaaagaaagaagaagacctccactccgttggaaggaccaagtggaggaggacctggcttcgcttggaatatccaattggcgccacgtagcgaaaagaagtaacgactggcgcgctgttgttaactcggctataatcgcgtaagcgctgtctacgccatttaagaagaagaagaagcctgttagttctcaattaataaatgtttttaatcatttgtaattgaaaacaagaaaaaacgtttacttcggttgcaccgaagctaaatacccttcacaggtgcatttctgttagtaactatgtgttcagtttgtatggaagctatatgctatagtcaaccgatctgatcaatttcttcggagattacttgttgctttaggaaataatatataccaaatttcgtgaatatatcttgtcaaatgtgaaagttttccatacaagcatttgattccgatcgttcagtttttatggcagctttatgttatagtagtccgatatcggccgttccgacaaatgagcagcttcttgaaaagaaaatgacgtttgcaaaatttcaaaacgatatcttaaaaactgagggactagttcgtatatatacagacagacaggcggacggacagacagacagacagacgtgataaacttaatataccctgatcagggtataattaattctattatgcatcaaaacgtttcatgatatacatacaatatttaaatttcgcattatctttgattttcattgttttaaatttttattagcgatcttgaacggcggcaacaaattcctccgttcacatatatttttggtataatttcaatttggccgttccagtcattccaattgcaaaacgtcaaaacctacccaatccagtcaactgtcaaagttcggtaggtgagcggttctcacatttccagtgacaggatcATTGTAGAAACAtacaagtaacaaaagaatcATATGGTCGTCAACAGCTGAAATCACCTGATcgaaatagttgatttttcgGCACAGAGATTTAAATAAAAGGACTTAAAAACAGTAAAGAGGTTGCAGTATAGGCGCGTTACTGATATTTTTTGAGTGTTAGGTTCCCTCGGAGGTCTGTTTTCacccatataatatatacaatactaaacaaaactatttgtaataatttaaacaaaaatagatgtattcttcaaatatttttaataaaagaaaaaagatttaccaatattttgatacaataaataaaattttaatcaatcttggtaaatttaatctttatgaatttgaataatcgaaatatatttcaaaattgaacaaaaacgtacttaaagtaataaattgtATAGCATAACACGGCAACACACACTTGCcttttttaaggcatttggCCGATTTAGTCGGAGAATATTTAGGAAACCCTAATGAACTGCCTGGCCTTTTGCCCTGAGTCTCCCTCATTCTATAGCATTCTCAAGAATGCTTGAGAAAGAGATTATGCAATGCGCATGTTTGttttcagtcagctgttcttgctcacgtcacggttgacttattattcgcccgcgcCTTTGAATGTGAATTCGAATTGTATTTTCGCGTGTAgtattaattgtgaaattttatattttttaaaatgagttgTGCAGTGTTCGGAACAATGTTAAAAATAGTGCTACGAAATGGAGATTTTTCCATTTCCCTTAGGATAAAACAGTACtagggtcggctttagtataccatcccaggatttcgggaataaaatgggtatggtcggatagaggagattctccagatcacgaatatatatggttatagccgcaggaagcttatagttttcgagttattcgcgttttaagttgaaaatttgcaatattttaattacatattttcgatatataaaattaattttgcacttatatttttcacttttatatacgcTAACACAGCActtattcatttgcacacatttattttatataatatagtgcaaaaatagcttttaataaacatttaaattattgttgaatttgattatttaagaataacaaatgaattacaaactgtcatataatcagtgttaccttatcgacatcatttgtaaaaataaatgtgtcaaataatcagtgttactatgataaaatattttacaaactaaaataaaaaaaaatataaagaaatattataccctaaatacaggaaacataatcgttgataaacattaaaaaaaatataaaaaaatttaagtggctgccaatgtaaaaatgagttctacgggagaaaaaaaatgtatatacccggtgctggaccgaccagggttttttttttttgaagcgcgacCGAAgtccgcccacgcaaaaagaagttcaacgcgaaaaaaatttgatacaccccggtgttggaccgactagggttatttttttgaagcacggacgaaggccgcccacgcaaaaaggagttcaacgcgaaaaaaatttaatacaccccggtgttggaccgactagggttatttttttgaagcgcggccgaagaccgcccacgcaaaaaggaatTCTacgttaaaataatttgatacaCCCTGGTGCTGGACCGaccagttttatttttttgaagcgcaggccgaaggccgcccacgcaaaaagtgAGTTCAACGCGAAACAAATTTGATACACCgtggtgttggaccgaccagggttattttttttgaagcgcggccgaaggcttCCCACGCAAAAaagagttctacgcgaaaaacaTTTGATACACATCGGTGTTGGACCGGCcatgattattttttttgaagcgcggccgaaggccgcccacgccaaaaggagttctacgggaaaaaatttgatacaccccggtgttggaccgactagggttatttttttgaagcgcggccgaagaccgcccacgcaaaaaggaatTCTacgttaaaataatttgatacaCCCTGGTGCTGGACCGACcagtttatttttttgaagcgcggccgaaggccgcccacgcaaaaaggagttcaacgcgaaaaaattctgatacaccctggtgttggaccgaccagggatattgttttttataggttgttgattttcgcatttggggtataatctgttccctttatttcatttagttattttacaaatgatgtcgataaggtaacactgattatatgacagtttgtaattcatttgttattcttaagtaatcaaattcaacaatattttaaatgtttattaaaagctatttttgcactatattatataaaataaatgtgtgcaaatgaataagTGCTGTGTTAgcgtatataaaagtgaaaaatataagtgcaaaattaattttatatatcgaaaatatgtaattaaaatattgcaaattttcaacttaaaacgcgaataactcgaaaactataagcttcctgcggctataaccatatatattcgtgatctggagaatctcctctatccgaccatacccattttattcccgaaatcctgggatggtatactaaattcttccccAGTACTAAAACAGTGGATTAATTTTTGTGCACTTCGCGCCAGAAACCTTCGAAAGAAAtttgcagtttgaaatgggtaattatagcattttgattacaataattttgcttttataaccaaacactcTTGCAGGTTTAAGTTCGCGGAGTCTAACGAAGTTGCTACTTAGCGCTTTTCTCACGTTAACCAGAATAACTCCTGCAGAGACTGATGAACGGCAGAAAAGGATGGAGTATCGTTTAAATCAGgacgttttagaaaatttgtttggcGTAATCAGGTTAAAAGGCGGTCTTCACGATCACCCTGACAGGAAGGAATTCAAGTATAGGCTACGTTCCTATATACTTGGTCACAACGAAAGACCGATTACAGATGAAGGAAATATTGAAGTCGACAACACCCCAGATTTCGAAGGGAATTACTTATCTCTAAccggtaattatcaaaatattaaacgtacatagtattataaacctaaaactacagaaaacattcttatataaaaatgtattgatgttaacaaatgcaaatatgtatgtacttacatacaaactaagtttttgcaTACTAACCACTGTTTTTTATcctaattgtaataataatcttagctaacaatttattccatttatttatacgcatgcaggtaatatttttcaacgtgtgtcagttgatTTAAATTCCGCtgacccaattgaaaaaaattatgacttgaagattctcaacaacgacggGCTTGAAAATTTTTCTGCCACAAACTTGGTAAAGATAACCCCGAAACTTGTgccaattcagaaaattgttcgtcttatacttgggtggatcacctATCTGAAGGAGGACTTTCAAAACCAACAGATACATATGTTGATGGAGCATATGAGAGCCTTGCAAGCAGTATTTGACGCCTTaaatggtactgatttgcatatatgtacatacaatagcGTGCATAACTGAGTAAATGGTTATCAATACTGCATGTATGGTCCcgtaaaaattttagtacttcatcaattttaacaaaacttttgGAATTTGTTCACTTATTTTTCCTCTTACAAAAGCCTCCTATCGCTTTTGGAACGACCAGTTTTCTAACGAAATCTTTGCAATGCCGCATTTACTCAGAATTGCACGTTTTGcacattggaaaaaataaaacgatCGCGTGATCAACATAACGGGGATTTACCACTATTTTTCGTTTACTTATTCAGTTGCATTTTCTGTACACgtgtttcacttttttaaagttttttgacGAGATAAcatctacttaaaaaaaatgaagaaaatatctGTTGAATTAGAAAACAGCATCGTGACATTGACAAGAGATGATCTCTCGTCTAGGCAAATTGCAGATAAACTAGGTGTTAGCCAGCGTACTGTAACCAACGTGCAAAAAAGGCGAAATGTTGTCCGGAAAACAAACAAAGGTGGCCGACCAAAATTGCTCACGGACGCAGATGCACGTCTAATGATCCGGGAAATGCAAAGGGGCAACACAGCTACACCAGAAAGGGCCGTAAAAGCTATATATAGGGATGAGAGCGAATGGACAGCACGCAGAGCACTGAATCGGATTGGTTTTGAGTCAGcagtaagaaaaaaaaagcCGGCATTATCTGAGAAAAATAGAAAAGCACGACTCAGTTTCTGCAAAAGCCATAAACATTGGAACGTTGATGACTGGAAACGTGTAATTTGGTCTGACGAGGTGAAAATAAATCGTTTTCAATCGGatggaaaaatttattactaGCAGCGACCCAATGAAAGGATTCAAAGGCATCACGTGGAGCAAACTATTAAGCATAGCGGAGGCAGCTTGATGATGTGGGGCTGCTTCACATGGTGGCATATTGGACCAATCCATAAAATCGATGGAATAATGAAAAAAGATATATTAAAGACCTACTTGCCCGATTTTGTAGACAAAAGCGCGTACCCGGAGGAAGAAGTAGTATTTCAGCAGGACGGTGATCCCAAACACACCGCTAAAATTGTGAAGGAATGGTTGGCGCTTCAAAAATTTTCGGTGATGGAGCGGCCTGCACAAAGTCCTGATCTCAATCCCATTGAGAATTTATGGGCAATAATGAAAATGCGATTGGGAAAGTACGAAAGAGCACCGAAAATCCTGGATGAGCTGTACAGTCGCATACAAACGGAATGGAACAAAATACCGAatgaatttattcaaaaattagttgaGAGTATGCCAAAACGCATCAATAAAAAGCgtaatgaaaaataaagaactgtggacaaaatattaaaaattaataagttatTATGGTTATTGCAAAACGAGCAAAACCGAGTAAATATTAGTATACTTTGAATTacttcattatttaaaaaagttgatcTCTTATCTTTAgtgttatattttctgttttttaatacaataaaaataaagaaattctgaaagttttgtttaaattgatgtgttattaacatttttatataattatatgtgcaaCATTGGTAATCATTTACTCAGGAGCATGCTACTGTAAGTAAAAATAACGTCGAGAGGcacttagatttaagtaattttgtaaattgaagcacaaaagtaaaagaattgtttttcagagctagaatgtattttaggattcgttccttaaataaaaacttaattgaaaatatgtacagcaaaaaagaaaattaaataagacaataaattgatagttagtcacaaaatattcaataggtatttttatttgcataatacaacgaaaatacaatgaaatgaaTATCGTCGGCTTAACGTGCAAAGGTGCTAAGTGCCATTttcgaattattaaataaaacaaaaaaaactgaataaaaattgaagttcaaaatttttttttatttttctaacgcAGTTTCGTCAActgtgatattttatttaagtacaaaaaaaatataataaaaaatttaatgagcgCCTTTATATAGGCCTTTTTTGGACTTAGCACATTTTCTGGAGTTATTTGCACTTGGATGTATTGGACTTAGCACATTTTCgaaaaagaaatattgcagttttttttgcaaatggcgtattttattatcacaaaaaaatattatacagtaTTGCTTCGTTGCTGTCGTTTAAAGGAATACATAAGTACTTAAATGGAAAAACTTTGTTTAAGCCTTAAACTTTAAGCTATCACAAAAAGTTAATATATCAGTTCAGTCTTAATTCATTGCTgtttggaaattataaattaagcaaagcaaaaaaatataggtattaaaaaataagaagataTCACTCATGTGGCAGGTCGTCATAATATTGATAGTAGTCTCTTAGTaaagaagtttttaaatattgcaaatctgcgtatttttttgctgttaattttcttctttcttgGTGACGCTGTGTCAAATTAGACCAATCCGTTGGCACAACACTTCTGTCCAGTCTTTGCTGTAAATAGCTCCATGGCTCGGGAAAAcgcaatttataaaatatttcccttTCCGGTGTGTATTTAATCGCACGAATATCGGTGACTTTTGATTCACCCTTTCCGCGACCAGGacgaattgtttttaaaaattgtatgctcttgaaacatttgaaaaaagtatGATCCAAATACTCTACCATATAAGGTGTAGGTTTCTTTTGAGCATTCTGACATATTTGAATATA
The sequence above is drawn from the Bactrocera tryoni isolate S06 chromosome 1, CSIRO_BtryS06_freeze2, whole genome shotgun sequence genome and encodes:
- the LOC120778773 gene encoding uncharacterized protein LOC120778773 — encoded protein: MGLSSRSLTKLLLSAFLTLTRITPAETDERQKRMEYRLNQDVLENLFGVIRLKGGLHDHPDRKEFKYRLRSYILGHNERPITDEGNIEVDNTPDFEGNYLSLTGNIFQRVSVDLNSADPIEKNYDLKILNNDGLENFSATNLVKITPKLVPIQKIVRLILGWITYLKEDFQNQQIHMLMEHMRALQAVFDALNGTDLHICTYNSVHN